In Streptomyces sclerotialus, the DNA window TGTTCGACCACGTGCCGCCCCCGGTGGCGCCCGCCGGGACCGCGGACGAGTTCGTCGGCGGACTGCCCATCGGCGCGGGCTTCCGCGTCCCCTGCCTGATCGTCTCGCCGTGGACGGTGGGCGGCTGGGCCGCGGGCGACACCTTCGACCACACCTCCGTACTGCAGTTCCTGGAGCGCTTCACCGGCGTCGAGGAGCCGAACATCTCCGACTGGCGCCGCGCCACCTTCGGCGACCTGACCTCGGCCTTCGGCTTCGTCACCGCGCGGCGCCCACCCCGGCTGCCGAAGGACACCACCGCCCGGCTCGCGGCGGCGGTCAAGCAGATCACGACCCTGCCGGACCCCGTCCTCCCGGGCGCGGGCCAGACCCCGCCGCGCCAGGAACGCGGCGGCCGCAAGCGCCGCTGAACCGGCGCCCGAAACGGCCGCGGCGGGCCGGGGACGTGTCCCGGCCCGCCGCGGCTCACGGCTGTCGCCCCGGTCAGACTCCGGCGTAGGAGTGCAGGCCGGTCACGAAGATGTTCACGCCGTAGTAGTTGAAGAGGTAGCAGGCGAAGGCGATCAGGGCCAGGTAGGCGGCCTTGCGGCCCTTCCAGCCGGCGGTGGCGCGGGCGTGCAGGTAGCAGGCGTACGCCACCCAGGTGATGAAGGACCAGACCTCCTTGGGGTCCCAGCCCCAGTAGCGGCCCCAGGCGGCCTCGGCCCAGATCGCACCCGCGATGATCGTGAACGTCCACAGCGGGAAGACGGTCGCGTTGATGCGGTAGGCGAACTTGTCGAGCGAGGCGGCCGCGGGCAGCCGCTCCAGCACGGACTTGGCGAAGGCGCCGGGCTGCTTGCCCGCGGGGTTCGCGAGCTTGGTCTCGTACCGGTCGCGGAAGAGGTACAGCAGGGTGGCGACCGCGCCCATGTAGAGCACGGCGCCGGAGATGATCGCGCAGCTGACGTGGATCCACAGCCAGTAGGAGTGCAGCGCCGGGACGAGCTGGTCGCTGGCGGTGTAGAGGACCGAGACGGCGAGGCCGAGGTCGAGCAGGACCGTGGTGATCAGCGGCAGGCCGATCCAGCGGACGTTCTTCCTGGCGAGCAGCAGGATCAGGTACACGGCCACCGCGACCGCGGCGAAGGTCGTGGAGAACTCGTACATGTTGCCCCAGGGGGCACGCTCCACGGACAGGGCGCGGGAGACCACGCCGCCGACGTGGATCAGCCAGGCCAGCGTGGTCAGCGAGATGGCGATCCGGCCGTACAGGTCGCCCTTCTCGGTGCCGCCGTGCGCGCCGGGGCCGTCGGGCACGTCCCGGCTGCCGGCCGCCGAGCGGGTGACGACCTTGGGCCGGTCCAGTACGGCCGTGCCGCCGCCCTGGGCCTTGGACCGCACCGTGACGGCGGGCGCCGCCGGTTTGTCCGCGGTGAGCGCGGCGGCCGTACGGGCCACCTTGCTGCGGCTGCCGAACACCCATTCCGCCATGTGCGCCAGGAACGCCAGGGTGTAGATCGCCATCGCCGAATAGATCAGCGTGTTGCTGGTACTGGCCAGGTTCTCGTTGGCCGCGGCCGCGAGGTTCACGCGCGCGCTCCTTCGGAGGGATCAGCATTACCGGCGGAGTCGGACGGCTCCGCGGAGTCTTCTGCGTCGGGTGCGGAATCCTGGGGTGCGGACTCCTCGGGCTCTTCGGACGCGGGCTCGGATGCCTGCGGTGCTTCCGGCTGGAGGGCGTACGCGATGTCCGCCAGCTCCTCGGGGAGCTTCGGGGA includes these proteins:
- the ccsB gene encoding c-type cytochrome biogenesis protein CcsB gives rise to the protein MNLAAAANENLASTSNTLIYSAMAIYTLAFLAHMAEWVFGSRSKVARTAAALTADKPAAPAVTVRSKAQGGGTAVLDRPKVVTRSAAGSRDVPDGPGAHGGTEKGDLYGRIAISLTTLAWLIHVGGVVSRALSVERAPWGNMYEFSTTFAAVAVAVYLILLLARKNVRWIGLPLITTVLLDLGLAVSVLYTASDQLVPALHSYWLWIHVSCAIISGAVLYMGAVATLLYLFRDRYETKLANPAGKQPGAFAKSVLERLPAAASLDKFAYRINATVFPLWTFTIIAGAIWAEAAWGRYWGWDPKEVWSFITWVAYACYLHARATAGWKGRKAAYLALIAFACYLFNYYGVNIFVTGLHSYAGV